The Oleiphilus messinensis DNA segment ATGTGGGTTTATCGATTAGGGGCTGAACGCGCCAAACGTATGTTGCTAACGGGCGATACGATTTCCGGCAAGCAAGCCGCAGATTGGGGTTTGGTATTAGAGGCGGTGCCCAAAGAGGCGCTGGATAACGCGGTTGAAAAACTGGCAGACCGTATGGCTGGGGTACCGATTAATCAACTGGTGATGCAAAAGCTGATGATCAACCAAGCCTATGACAATATGGGGCTAAACAGCACGCAGGTCATCGCCAATGTATTTGATGGTATCACCCGGCATTCGGCAGAGGGGCGCTGGTTCCAGGAATTCTCTGAGGTGCATGGCTTCAATGAGGCCGTTAAATGGCGTGATTCAGGTAAGTGGATTCCCAATGGTGGTGGGCCGATCCCGACAAAAGAAGATCTGTCGGATTAAATAAAGCCGAGTGCTGCCAGCACGCTAATTCAGAAGATGCCCTGATGCTTAATTGTTCTGACGACTAGGTATTGCATTGTCTATAACACTCGTTATATTTATGCGGTTAAGCTACAATGGCGCAAGTAAGACACTTTTATGACGTAAGTGAGATGTAAATTATGCCTAGAACCAACCCTGAGGCTAGATTAAGGCTGGTCGCCACCGCCGCAGATATGCTGCGCAGACGGGGGATGAATGCGACGAGTATTCGGGAATTAGCGAAAGCGGCGAAGGCGCCTTTGGGCTCAACCTATCATTACTTCCCAAATGGCAAAAAACAAGTGGTCATCGAAGCAGTGAATTTTGCGGGAGACAAAATTTCCGGCATGTTGCAAAAGTCCCTTGAGAAAGGGGCGGTAGCCGGTTTGGAGACCTTCTTGCAAATATGGCGAGATGTGATCGAATCCACTGAGTTTCAGGCAGGTTGCCCGGTCATTGCAGTAGCTATGGAACAAGCAACCAATGAAGACGTTGAAGCTGCCCATGAGGCTGCAGCAAAAGTTTTTAATCGCTGGCAAAAACTGCTGAGTACCTCGTTAGCTGAGGAAGGCATTGAACAGAGCAGGGCGAATGCTTTGGCGACGATGTACATTGCCTCTGCAGAAGGGGCTTTGGGTATTTGTCGTGCAACCAAAGACATCAGCGCCTTTGACCAGGTCACCGAGCAGCTGCGTTTTTTATTGGAAACAACGCTAAAAGAAACTCGTACCAAGTGAATAGTAAACAATGACTGAATTACCCAATAATTTCGAGCAGTTAAAGTCGTTAGATCGGAAGGCTTTGAAGCAAGTTTACGCGTCTGGAACCTGTCCAAATCTGGATGATTTAAAGGGCACGGCTAAGGGCGTTGTGCTTGATCCAAAATGGTTTGACTACATACGTTTGTGGCGAGGTAAGCATTTTAATAGCAGTGGCGCCGGTGAAGTTAAAGGTAAAAATATTCTCGGTATTGGTTTGTTTTCCTATCAGAAATATCAATTTGATGTTTCTATTGAGAAGTCTTTGTTCGGTGACAGAAATATCGCCTATATCAATCACGACTATCCCGTAAACCCAGGTTGGGTAAGGCGATTTCATGATGAGATGGTTGAGCTGCAACCTGGATTTTATTTAGCTTGTTCTCATTACAGCTTGAATAATTCTTTACGTTATATGAGTTATTTTGCGTTTGATTTTAGGTAATGTTGGTACGATAGAATCAAAAGGACGTTAAGAAGGATTGAATCTAACGTCCATTAACCGCTAGCCCTTAAAACTACTATCAAGCTTGTCCAAAAGTTCTAAGCCACGTTCAATACTTCCACTGGCAGCAAGGGTTCGAAATCTTATTTCGCTATCAAACTCAGCCAGGGCTTGTGTTGATAATTCTTCCATAAGCTTGTTAATACTAATTTTTTTATGCATGGCCAATGCTTTCAATCTTTCATGTTTGTCGTCGGGTAATCTTACAGTTAAAGTAGCCATATTAATGACCTCCTAAAAACAGCTCTGGTGTTAATATTTCAAAACTTTTGAAACTAAGTTCTGCACCTTTCAGGTCTTTAATGTTGTTAGTGATAATAAAGTCGGCATTTCCTGCAACTGCTAACTCAATTAGAAAATTATCACCCTCGTCAATCAAGTTTGGTCGCCATAAGTAATAAATTGGCACCCATTTGCATACCTTATAAAATGACTTTGTGAGCTCCCTTATTTCTTCGCGGCTTAGAGGGCACAACTCTATAATGTCTTTTCTAGAGCTAACGTCTTCATATTCGCTAAATAGTGGATTACTAATCAATGGCGTACACTCATGCATTAGGCACTTGCGTAACACGCTCCGGCCTGGGCCTTCCTTGCCAATAAGTGCGCTTATTAATACGCTGGTATCCACCACTATTTTAGTATCCATAATGGCTATGATAGCATATGTGCTATCGCAATCAACCATGGTCGTAGAAATGTGTGTAGTGGATCGACGATTTTCAACTTCCTGTTGCTAAAACCGATTGTTTCCAAAGCCCCGGAGACTCGCCAGTCTGCGACTTAAACAGCTTTGAAAAAAGCTATCGTTGGTATAACCAACTTGGTAAGCAATCTCTTTTACAGAAAGGTTTGTTGATAGTAATAGCTTTTTGGCTTAATTATAGCTAGCCATAAAAGGTCACCACTTCTCCCATGTCTGCTCGTTCTGTTTTTAATCGATTCACAGGATTCTCATAATTCCCATAGCCTACAGCCATACCAGCAAACAACATTTGCTCTTCCTCTAGTTTCAAAAATTTCCCCACCGTGTTGGGATAAAGTGCCCAGCACTCCTGAGCACAGCTATCTAAGCCTTCCGCTTTCAGCAACAGCATAATGGTTTGCATGATCATGCCTAAATCCGACCATTGGGGTGATCCCATACTGCGATCAATGGTAAAAAACAGCCCCATCGGCGCGCCGAAGAATTCAAAATTTCTTAAGAACCATGCTTGCCTGGCGGCTTTGTCTTTTCGCGGAATACCTAACTGACCATACAGGGCTTCGCCAATCTGAAAACGTCGCTCTCGATAGGGGGATTTTAAATTAGGTGGATAGATGTCGTATTCTGGCTGTTCCGCAGCATCGGCATTGTTCAATCGCGAATGCATGGTCGCTTTGAGTCGATTAATTGAGTCACCATTAACGACATGAATGTTCCATGGCTGTAGATTCCCCCCGGAGGGGGCTCGTAGTGCATAGGTTAGAACTTTTTCGATCAGCGCTACGGGTACTTCCTTGTCATGGTAATCCCTGACAGATTGTCGGTCATCCACTATATTATAGATATTCATTTCGTTTCCTTTGGTTCGTGTCAAATAGCGAACTAGCTTTCTACGAATGCGCGTTCGATGACGTATTCACCGGGTGCATGGCTTGTGCCTTCTATGAAACCGCGCTTTTCCAGTATCTCGACCAGATCTTTCAACATACTCGGGCTGCCGCAGATCATCACGCGGTCATCTTCCGGATTCAGGTCTGGCAAACCAATATCTTCACTTAACTGTCCATTTTCGATGAGGTCAGTTAACCGGCCCTGGTTGTCAAAATCTTCTCGCGTTACGGTGGGGTAGTAAATTAGTTGATCCTGTATGGCTTCCCCAAAATATTCATGATCGGGTAACTCTTTAGTGATGTAGTCACGATAGCCGAGTTCGCTTTTCCAGCGGACTCCGTGCACGAGAATGATTTTCTCATAGGCTTCAAAATATTCCGGGTCGCGGATAACGCTCAGAAACGGTGCTAATCCAGTACCTGTCGACAGTAGATAAAGGTTTTTACCAGGTTTTAGGTTGTCGATAATCAAAGAACCTGTAGGCTTGCGACTTACGAATATACTATCGCCCACTTCAAGGTGTTGCAGACGAGACGTCAATGGACCATCAGGCACTTTGATACTGTAAAATTCCAAATGCTCTTCATAGTGACCACTTACAACACTATAGGCCCGCATCAGCGGTTTGCCCTCGACCTCAAGGCCAATCATGACGAATTGACCGCTCTTAAACCGCAAAGACGGATCGCGAGTTGTCTTAAAGCTGAATAAGGTATCGTTCCAGTGATGCACGGATAAAACGGTTTCATTGTTGAATGCTGCCATTGTTATTACCTCATATTGATGCCCACTCAGGCACCATTTCGATCCAGTTTTTTAAGTTTACCTTCAACCCCGGCCCATTCTGCATTGTCTGGCATGGCGTCTTTTTTTTCAGTAATCACGGTCCAGTTAGGGTGGGCTGCCAATTTGGCATTGAGCACAATCATGTGTTGCTGGTCAGCAGGCACTTCATCTTCTGCTGCAATCGCGTCAATCGGACATTCCGGTTCGCACAAAGCGCAGTCAATGCATTCGTCCGGGTCGATGACCAGGAAGTTTGGCCCCTCGTAAAAGCAATCAACCGGGCAGACCGCGACGCAGTCGGTGTGCTTACATTGGATACAGTCTTCGAGTACAACAAAAGTCATGATGAGTCTTCCTTCTTGTAAGTTCAGCTCGCTGGAATTTCAAAGCGGGTGTTACTGATTTGATCTTTTAATATGGTTGGAGGCAAAAAGCGGTCGCCATAGCGCTGGGCCAACTCGTGGGATCTTTCGATGAATCCGGCTATGCCATAGGCATTCACAAACTGCACAACGCCGCCAGACCAAGGGGCGAAACCGATGCCAAAGACGGAGCCGATATTCGCATCTTCGACAGATTTGATGACCCCTTCCTCGATGGCTCGGAGAGCTTCGCAAATCTGGGCAAATAACAACCGATCTTTAATCTCGTTGAAGTCGATTTGTTTATCGGCTTGGCTATAGTGGTTTTTCAATTCCGGCCAAAACGTCTTCTTGCCATTTGTCGGGTAGTCATAGAATCCTTTGCGGGCGGCTTTTCCTGGACGTTTGAATTCATCCAACATCTGACTCAATACCGCATAGGCCGGATGCTCACTTGCCTCTTTACCGGATGCTTGTTGATCTTGAAGTTGTTGATCGAGTATCTCTTTAAACAAACGAATGCTGATTTCATCAGTGATCGCTAAAGGGCCTATCGGCATACCTGTGTCGGTTGCGGCACGATCAATAGTCCAAGGATAGATGCCTTCACTAAGTAGGGTGACACCTTCACTGATGAATGTACTGAAGACACGGCTGGTGAAAAAGCCCCTGCTATCGTTGACGACAATGGGTACTTTGCCAAGTTGAATGACGAAATCAAAGGCTTTCGCGAGGGTTTCCTGAGAGGTTTTCGCGCCTTTAATAATTTCCTAAAGTTTAGAGTTTCAGAGGAAAGAATTCGAACCCAGTAAGACAAAATGATTGACTTTGCGACAGGCTTCGCGCTGCCGCGCCTTATAAGACTTTTTAAAACCATAGTTTTATAAGGCGCGGCCTTCAGAACGAAAAACGATTAAATTCTGGAGGCCGCTATGGACGCTAAGGGATACGGCAATATCCCCGAGATCCTGTTTGATTGGATCACATTTTTGGTTAAAGCTCTACCCCTACGTTCAGTACCCACCTTTATTGAGTTACTGATTGGGGCGATGCTCACGCCAACAGGGTTTGTCACTGATGCCTGGTTGATGGTGGCAATGAAGCGTCACTGGAGCAGTTATTTCAAGTGGTTGCAAAAGGGAAAGTGGTCATGGGTTGCACTCGCGCAACAGCTGGGTCAGTTACTGACTCAATGGTGTCCCAATGAACAGTGGTATTTGGCCATTGATGATACCTTGGTGCTAAGGAGTTCCAAGAAAGCACCCAGTAGTCAGTTTCATCACATGCATGGTAACAAGGCCAACCGCCCGCAATTTGTTCGCGGCCAGTGTTGGGTCAGTTTATCAGCGATTGTTAAGGGGCAGAAACAAGCCTGGTCGATCCCACTGATCTCGCGCTTAACGCGAGCCTGCGGGAACGGTAACAAGCTGGTAACGGCAGGCATTTTACTTCGCGTGATGAGGTCATTTTTTACCGGGGCCACTGTCCTGATGGATAGCTGGTATATGCGGGGTACGCTGATTGCCTCCCTTCAAGGTATGGGGTATCACGTTATCGGGCAAGTCCGAAAGGATACCGCCTTATACGATGTTCCAGAACGAACCGGGAAAAGAGGACGCCCTCGAAAGTACGGAGAGAAATACACACCAGAGCGAGTCACTAACCTGGAAGAGACTTGCGCCAATGTCACGATCTATGGACGACAGCAGTCACTGAGGTATCGAACAGTGATAGCCAAAGCCCGCTTTTTAGATGGGCAGCTCGTAAAGGTTGTGTGGGTGCAGTTTGAAAACGAAGACGGTAGCTTAAAACCTGCCCGGCTCTTGTTGACGACTCGAACGAATATGTCGGGCATCGACATCATAAAAGCCTACGCCAAGCGCTGGAGTATTGAGCCCATGTTCCATCAGTTAAAGAATCGCTGGGGCTGGAATGAGACTTGGCAGCAATCCAGACAGGTGCTGCATCGGTGGGTTCAGATCATCTCTCTCAGCTATGCGCTGGTGCAGTTGCTCACTTATTGGAAAGAGTCGGCAGGTCAAGAAATGCACTTGGACATCCCTTGGCGCAAACATGCGCCGATTACGGCGGGACTGGTTCGGTTAAAGCTGCAACGGAATTTACAGCAAGTTGCCGTGAGGGATTGGTGGGACGTAAAGTCTCGAATATTTAAACCGCCAGCGAGGGCTATTGAGTAGTATAAAGACTCTCGCTAGCGAAAAGCCGCCTAGAATAAGGCGGGTAGAAGAGAAAGCAGAATTTATCCGGTCAGAAATCAGGACTGGAGGATCATGCTCAAACTCTAAACTTTAGTAATTTCTACCAGTTGCATTTTTTCAACGGGTGAGAAGAAGTGAAGGCCGATAAATTTATCCTGCTTTTTAACTGCTTTAGCTAAGCCAGTTATGGGCAGTGTAGACGTGTTTGAGGCAATAATGGCATCGCTTGCCAGGAATGGCTCGACCTCTTGGGTAACCGTTGCTTTGAGCTCACGTTTCTCAAATACTGCTTCAATAATCAGGTCACAACCTTGAAAATCGTTAGCATCAGTGGTTGGTTTAATGAGCCCAAGTACCTGTTCGGCTTTTTCAGTACTGATTTTTCCTTGCTTAACTTTTTTTTCCAGTATGTTTGCGGTATGTACTTTGCCTTTCTCGGCAGCTTCCAGAGTGAGGTCTTTTAAAACGACTTCAATACCTTTTGAGGCGGTTGCATGGGCGATGCCTGCGCCCATCATGCCTGCACCCAGAACACCGACCTTGCTAGCTTTCCAGTGCGGTGGGTCTTTTGGGCGGCTTCCGCCGGCTTTAATGGCGTTTAATTGAAACCAGAAGGTGTTAATCATGTTTTTCGCAACGGGACCTTTCGCCAATCGCAGAAAGTAACGACTCTCAATGGTGCTCGCTGAATCAAAGTCAACCTGAGCACCTTCAATTGCCGCAGCCAGAATGGCTTCAGGGGCAGGGTAGCAACCATGCGTTTTTTGCCGCACCATAGCAGGAGTAATTGCAGCCAGTTGCGCGATTTTGGGATGACTTGGTGTTCCACCGGGAATCTTGAACCCCTTTGTATCCCAGGGCTGTGTAGCTGAAGGGGTGGCCTTGATCCATTTTTTTGCGTTCGTAATCAGGGCATCGGTGGAGTCTACCATCTGCTGAATCAATCCTGTCTTGAGTGCATCTTCAGGCTTGATGATCCTGCCTTCTGTCAGGTAGGGTAGAGCTACTTGTAAACCAAGAAGGCGCACCATTCGCGTAATGCCGCCACCGCCAGGCAGTAGACCAAGTGATGATTCCGGTAAGCCTAGTTGAATCTTTGGTTTGTTGAGACAGATGCGGTAATGACAGGCCAGAACCAACTCAAATCCGCCACCCAATGCACTGCCATTGATGGCCGCTACGACCGGTTTACCCAGTGTTTCAAGTCGACGCATCTGTTTCTTGGTGTCTTCGATGATGTCAAAAAACATCTGTGCGTTATCTTTATTTATATTCGTGATCTCATTGAGATCACCGCCCGCAAAGAACGTGGATTTTGCCGAAGTGAGGATAATTCCGGAAATTTGATCTTTTTCAAGTTCGAGCCGATCAATGGTGCTTTTCATCGCTTCCCGGTAAGCGGCGTTCATGGTGTTGGCAGACTGATTTGGCATGTCCATGGTTAACGTGACAATCTTGTCTGCGTCAATTTCGTATGAAATTACATCCGTCATGATCTTAGTCCTCTATGAATCGCTCGATTATGGTGGCAATACCCATACCGCCGCCGACGCAGAGGGTGGCCAGACCACGGTTTAAATCCCGTCGTTCTAATTCATCCAACAGAGTGCCAAGAATCATAGCACCGGTTGCACCCAGGGGGTGGCCCAGTGCTATCGCACCGCCATTGACGTTTACTTTGTCCGAGTCAATATTCAGTTCGCGAATGAAACGTAAAACGACGGACGCAAAAGCTTCATTGACTTCAAAAAGATCAATGTCCTCAACGGTGAGCCCTGCTTTATTCAAGGCTTTTTTTGCCGCCGGTGCAGGGCCGGTGAGCATAATGGTGGGATCGGTACTGCAAACCGCAACAGAAAGGATCTTGGCGCGTGGCAATACGCCCAATTCTTCGCCTTTTTCTTTGGATCCAACCAGCACCAGTGCTGCGCCATCAACGATACCAGAGGAATTGCCTGCGTGGTGAACATGGTTGATCTGTTCCAAGCCTGGGTATTTCGATAGCGCCACGGTGTCGTAGCCCATATCGCCCATCGCTTCAAATGACGGTTTCAGTGTTTTTAAGTCTTCAACGGTAGTGCCTGGGCGAAGAAATTCATCTTCCGCCAAAATGGTCAGGCCATTTTGATCGATGACAGGAATGATAGATTGTTTGAAGTAGCCCGCTTTTTGAGCCGCGGTCGCTTTGGCTTGTGACTCAACGGCAAATTTATCTGCAGCTTCGCGACTGATTCCTTCGATTGTGGCAATAATATCGGCACCAATCCCTTGAGGGACAAAGTGGGTGGTGAAGTTGGTCGCTGGGTCCATCGCCCACGGGCCGCCATCCGAGGTCATCGGTACGCGAGACATCGATTCAACGCCCCCACAGACGATCAGATCTTCCCATCCGGATTTTACTTTTTGGGCGGCAATATTCACCGCTTCCAGACCGGATGCACAAAAGCGATTTAGATGCATGCCTGCCACATCCCAGTCCCATCCCGCGGCAAGGGCGGCAGTCTTCGCGATATTGCCACCCTGGTCTCCGAGCGGGGTCACACAACCCAAGATGACGTCATCTACTTGGGCTGTATCAAAATTGTTGTTGCGCTGGGTCAGTGCTGTCATTAGTGTGGTGAGTAAGGTTATTGGCTTCACTTCATGCAATGAACCTTCTTTCTTACCCTTTCCTCGAGGTGTTCTGATGGCGTCGAAAATATAGGCGTCTGACATGACAATTCCTCTTGATTTCTTTTTGTTTGCTATCAAATGCTTAGATCAGTTTGTCTTCAGGCGCTGAGCTTCTCGATATTGACCGGCACGGATTTATGTAAAGGCGTGCGATGAATCGGGTCGCAGTGATCAAGCCCGGTAATCAGGTTGATTTCCGGCCCATTGGGCGACCCTTTTTGGTAGTTGGAACCATAGCCATGAGGCATCATGAGGTAGCCTGTTCTAACTGAGTTGTCGATCTCGATAACGGCTTCAATGCTGCCGGTTTCTGAATGACACTTGACCCGGTCGCCTTTGGTCAGGTCCAAGCGCTCAGCATCCTCTGGGTGCATGCGCATAAATCCGGCGTGATCAACTTTCCGCCATTGTGGATTGCGATAAATTTGGTTGGCGTTATAGCTTCGTCGTTCACCGGCAGAGAGAATGAAGGGGTATTGTTCACTCGTAAGGTCATCTACTTTCAGCTTTTTCATGGCTTCCAGCATTTCGGGTACTTCCAGAGTGATCTTTTGCTGCGGGTTCTTGACCAGTTTCCACACATCTTCAAATCGATGTTCGGAGAAAATCAGGCCAGATCGTGCCGCCAGTATGGCTTTAAATAAATTAATCCCTTGAGTCAGCTTGTTGCCAGGGTGACCTGCACGTCTGACGGCATCAGGATATTTTTGTGCCAAGCTGAGAGTTAATGGCAGCAACACTGCCATGGATGCCGCATCATTGCCTAATGCGGGGCCCAGCGTGCGATATAAAATGGAGGCTCCGTACCGTATCTGTTTTTTATTCGTAGCCAAGGTCGCTGCCAGTGCGGCGATAAAGCCCAAGTGACTGCTGAATTGGGGTTCATGCTTCGCAATACGACTCAATATTGGGAAGCGCTTGGGTATTTCGCCCATTGCTTCCAACAGGCGTGTGTAGATTTCTGCTTCTTGTAGCGTCTCACCTTTTGCCGGGAAGAGTGGGTGACGGGCATGGAATCCGTTTTTGGGAAATTCCATGTTAAATCCGGTGAACTCCCACTTCTCAAACTGGGAGGCTGCGGGTAACACGTAATCGGCCAGTTGTGCAGTTTCTGTCATCGCGACATCAACAACAACCAGCAAGTCCAGTGATTCGAAGGCTTTTTTATGTGCTGTCGCATCAGGCCAGGTTACGGCTGGGTTACAACTATCAACAATCATGGCGCGAATGCGACGGTCGCCCGCTTTCAGAATTTCATCGGGTAAGATATTGGGCGGGAATATACCTGATACAGGGAACATACCATGGTGAACGCTACGCTTGAATTTGGGGTTCCGCTCGTCGGTATCGCTTAGAATAGGAATTAAGGAGTCGTGCAGATTGTTACAACCTTTCTTTCCAAATTGACCTGTAATCAAAAAGAACAGCTTTTCAAAATAGCTGTTCAGCGTCGAGTGATTGGAGTGTTGAATCCCCAGATCAGCACGTACACAAGCTGACTCTGCCTGTGCAAAACCTCGTGCTACCTTTAACACATCTTCCATCGGCACATCTGCCGCTGCCACGTACTCGTCGACCGGAATGTTCAGCAGCATTTCCTTAACTGAGTCAAAACCTGTGCAATGCTCGTTCAAAAAGGCCTCATCATGTAAATTCTCACGCACAATGATCGATAACATCGCACTCAATAGATAAACATCGGTGCCGGGTTTGAGTTGTAGATGAATGTCTGCGGATTTGGCGGTTTCTGTTCGCCGTGGATCAATGACTACCATAGTCCGGTCGGGATCTTTTTTGATCTCTTTTAACGTGTCCCTTGCATTGGGAATACCATGGGACTGAAAGGGATTGCAGCCCAGGAAAATAACGAAATCACCATGTTCCACATCTTCCGTGGTATGGCATGCCTGGCTACCGAAGAGTCGTCCATTTAACCAGAAGTCACCAGTTTTCTCCTGACCGAGCGAGTTGTAGTTGTAATAACTCTTCATGGCCGCTCGCATCTGACCGAGATAAGCACCGCCTAAATGATTTCCTTGACCACCACCGCCAGCGGTAGCGAAGGCTTCACCACCATACTGTGTGCGGATATTCAGCAAACGGGAGGCTATTTCTGCAAGTGCGTCATCCCAACTAATTCGTGTATAACTGCCATCCGTCTGTCTTTTCAGCGGGTGTTCCAGTCGATCTTCATTGTTTTGGTAATAGTTGAGTCGCGCCGCCTTTTGACAAATGTAGCCTTGTGATAAAGGATGATCCTCGTCGCCACGGATCTTGGTAAATTTCCCGTCTTCGATATCGACCAGGAGCCCACAATTTCGTGAGCAAAGAATGCAGGCTGTTTTTTCTGTACGCATGGTGGTCTCCGCGAGTATAACGACTGTCATAATAGTGGTGTTAAAAAAACGGCTCATAGCGCCGCCTAACGATTTTATAGGTACCAACAAAATGTTCTTAATCCGACATCAACACAATGGATGTCAGTCTCCGCAGGCATAACGACCTGTTGAGCTGTATTAATTCACTTCACTTAAAGCCAAATCCTGATAGGTATGGAAAAATTCAGTACAGAAACGATCAATTCTGGCGCAGATATCCAGTGTTGCATCATCCATTACAAACAAGCTGGGGTGGTTGATGATTTCACTGAGTTCTTTGGCGAAGGTTTCGATTAATGTTTGGGTTGCACCCTCGAGGACATCGGCGACAAATTCAGTGGGGGGATACCAGGCTTTAGCGGATTGCATGTCTCTGAATAGCTGACTCATCAATACATTTCGAGGACCTTCCCACAATTCGTTGATGGCCGAATCCCGATAGAGACGAGGTAAAGAGGAAAAGTCTTCCATAATGCCGTAACCGCCAAACATCGACATGGCTTTGCGAAGCACATCTGTTGAGTCCATTGAACCGACCAGCTTTTGTAGCATGATCAGTTCACGAATCTTGAACTGCTTTTTCTTGAATTCCAGCTTTGATTTTTCTTCGCTTGTTGCGCCATCGGTCTTGAGAAAGTCACGATAAAGTTTAAACGCGCCGGCAGTCGTGCGCTGGGCGAAATAGTTTATTTCATCGATCTGACGCTTCGCCATCGGGAATTGATTCACTTTCTGGCCAAAGACTTCTCTGAATTCGGTATATTGGGTTGCTTCCCGTGCGGCTCTTAACATGAATGCCGCTGCCGAAAGCCCGACGGTTA contains these protein-coding regions:
- a CDS encoding TetR/AcrR family transcriptional regulator; translation: MPRTNPEARLRLVATAADMLRRRGMNATSIRELAKAAKAPLGSTYHYFPNGKKQVVIEAVNFAGDKISGMLQKSLEKGAVAGLETFLQIWRDVIESTEFQAGCPVIAVAMEQATNEDVEAAHEAAAKVFNRWQKLLSTSLAEEGIEQSRANALATMYIASAEGALGICRATKDISAFDQVTEQLRFLLETTLKETRTK
- a CDS encoding toxin-antitoxin system HicB family antitoxin; this translates as MATLTVRLPDDKHERLKALAMHKKISINKLMEELSTQALAEFDSEIRFRTLAASGSIERGLELLDKLDSSFKG
- a CDS encoding putative toxin-antitoxin system toxin component, PIN family translates to MDTKIVVDTSVLISALIGKEGPGRSVLRKCLMHECTPLISNPLFSEYEDVSSRKDIIELCPLSREEIRELTKSFYKVCKWVPIYYLWRPNLIDEGDNFLIELAVAGNADFIITNNIKDLKGAELSFKSFEILTPELFLGGH
- a CDS encoding nitroreductase family protein, which codes for MNIYNIVDDRQSVRDYHDKEVPVALIEKVLTYALRAPSGGNLQPWNIHVVNGDSINRLKATMHSRLNNADAAEQPEYDIYPPNLKSPYRERRFQIGEALYGQLGIPRKDKAARQAWFLRNFEFFGAPMGLFFTIDRSMGSPQWSDLGMIMQTIMLLLKAEGLDSCAQECWALYPNTVGKFLKLEEEQMLFAGMAVGYGNYENPVNRLKTERADMGEVVTFYG
- a CDS encoding ferredoxin--NADP reductase; the encoded protein is MAAFNNETVLSVHHWNDTLFSFKTTRDPSLRFKSGQFVMIGLEVEGKPLMRAYSVVSGHYEEHLEFYSIKVPDGPLTSRLQHLEVGDSIFVSRKPTGSLIIDNLKPGKNLYLLSTGTGLAPFLSVIRDPEYFEAYEKIILVHGVRWKSELGYRDYITKELPDHEYFGEAIQDQLIYYPTVTREDFDNQGRLTDLIENGQLSEDIGLPDLNPEDDRVMICGSPSMLKDLVEILEKRGFIEGTSHAPGEYVIERAFVES
- the fdxA gene encoding ferredoxin FdxA; amino-acid sequence: MTFVVLEDCIQCKHTDCVAVCPVDCFYEGPNFLVIDPDECIDCALCEPECPIDAIAAEDEVPADQQHMIVLNAKLAAHPNWTVITEKKDAMPDNAEWAGVEGKLKKLDRNGA
- a CDS encoding 3-hydroxyacyl-CoA dehydrogenase family protein is translated as MIKGAKTSQETLAKAFDFVIQLGKVPIVVNDSRGFFTSRVFSTFISEGVTLLSEGIYPWTIDRAATDTGMPIGPLAITDEISIRLFKEILDQQLQDQQASGKEASEHPAYAVLSQMLDEFKRPGKAARKGFYDYPTNGKKTFWPELKNHYSQADKQIDFNEIKDRLLFAQICEALRAIEEGVIKSVEDANIGSVFGIGFAPWSGGVVQFVNAYGIAGFIERSHELAQRYGDRFLPPTILKDQISNTRFEIPAS
- a CDS encoding IS701 family transposase — encoded protein: MDAKGYGNIPEILFDWITFLVKALPLRSVPTFIELLIGAMLTPTGFVTDAWLMVAMKRHWSSYFKWLQKGKWSWVALAQQLGQLLTQWCPNEQWYLAIDDTLVLRSSKKAPSSQFHHMHGNKANRPQFVRGQCWVSLSAIVKGQKQAWSIPLISRLTRACGNGNKLVTAGILLRVMRSFFTGATVLMDSWYMRGTLIASLQGMGYHVIGQVRKDTALYDVPERTGKRGRPRKYGEKYTPERVTNLEETCANVTIYGRQQSLRYRTVIAKARFLDGQLVKVVWVQFENEDGSLKPARLLLTTRTNMSGIDIIKAYAKRWSIEPMFHQLKNRWGWNETWQQSRQVLHRWVQIISLSYALVQLLTYWKESAGQEMHLDIPWRKHAPITAGLVRLKLQRNLQQVAVRDWWDVKSRIFKPPARAIE
- a CDS encoding 3-hydroxyacyl-CoA dehydrogenase NAD-binding domain-containing protein, translated to MTDVISYEIDADKIVTLTMDMPNQSANTMNAAYREAMKSTIDRLELEKDQISGIILTSAKSTFFAGGDLNEITNINKDNAQMFFDIIEDTKKQMRRLETLGKPVVAAINGSALGGGFELVLACHYRICLNKPKIQLGLPESSLGLLPGGGGITRMVRLLGLQVALPYLTEGRIIKPEDALKTGLIQQMVDSTDALITNAKKWIKATPSATQPWDTKGFKIPGGTPSHPKIAQLAAITPAMVRQKTHGCYPAPEAILAAAIEGAQVDFDSASTIESRYFLRLAKGPVAKNMINTFWFQLNAIKAGGSRPKDPPHWKASKVGVLGAGMMGAGIAHATASKGIEVVLKDLTLEAAEKGKVHTANILEKKVKQGKISTEKAEQVLGLIKPTTDANDFQGCDLIIEAVFEKRELKATVTQEVEPFLASDAIIASNTSTLPITGLAKAVKKQDKFIGLHFFSPVEKMQLVEITKV
- a CDS encoding acetyl-CoA C-acetyltransferase; translation: MSDAYIFDAIRTPRGKGKKEGSLHEVKPITLLTTLMTALTQRNNNFDTAQVDDVILGCVTPLGDQGGNIAKTAALAAGWDWDVAGMHLNRFCASGLEAVNIAAQKVKSGWEDLIVCGGVESMSRVPMTSDGGPWAMDPATNFTTHFVPQGIGADIIATIEGISREAADKFAVESQAKATAAQKAGYFKQSIIPVIDQNGLTILAEDEFLRPGTTVEDLKTLKPSFEAMGDMGYDTVALSKYPGLEQINHVHHAGNSSGIVDGAALVLVGSKEKGEELGVLPRAKILSVAVCSTDPTIMLTGPAPAAKKALNKAGLTVEDIDLFEVNEAFASVVLRFIRELNIDSDKVNVNGGAIALGHPLGATGAMILGTLLDELERRDLNRGLATLCVGGGMGIATIIERFIED